The Mangrovibacillus cuniculi sequence AACAAAACCTGTTCCAATTCTTTCGCATACGTAGAGGTCATGTGTAGTAATTCTTTTGTCATGTCATACACACTCCTTTACAGGAACTAGAGACATAAAGCTAGCGACAATCTCTTTTCCTTCTTTAGTTCCAATAGACTCTGGATGGAATTGAAGACCAACTAAACGTGCATCTTTATGTTGAACAGCCATGATGTGTCCGTCATCCATAGAAGTGGCAAGCAAATCGAACTCTTCTGGAATCATTTCCTTGTTAGCAACTAAGGAGTGATATCTCATTACTTTTAATGGATTTGATAAGTAAGAGAATATGCCTTTTCCAGTATGCATAATCATGGATGTTTTCCCGTGCTTAATAGCATTTGTCTTCTCTACCATTCCACCGAATTCTTCCATAATTAGTTGATGACCTAAACATATACCCATGATTGGTGTTTGACGATAAAACTCTCGTACAATTCGTTTGGAATTTGGTACATCACTCGGTTTACCAGGACCTGGTGAAAGGACAATTGCACTAGGGTTCAATTTCTTTATATCTTCTAATGTGATTTCATCATGCCGAACCACTTTCACTTCGCCATATTGCTTGAACATGTTGGCCACGTTAAAAGTAAACGAATCATAGTGATCAATAAGTAAGATCATACAAGCACCCCCACAATGGATTTAGCTTTATGAACTGTTTCCTCATATTCCGCCTCAGGCTCTGAATCAAAAACTATTCCAGCACCAGCTTGAACAAATGCTTTGTTATCTTGAATTCTCATCATCCTTATGGCAAGGGCAAAATCAAAATTGTAATTGGATGAGATGTATCCTATCCCTCCACTATAAACGGCTCTTTTAACAGGTTCAGCTTCATTAATTAATTGCATTGCACGAATTTTCGGTGCTCCTGATACTGTACCAGCTGGCAAACACGCCGTAATAGGAGAAAGTTCATGAACATCGTTTCGCAATTTACCTGTTACCTCTGAAACGAGATGCATCACATGTTCATACTTCACCACTTTTTGGTAATTCGTTACAGTAACAGAACCAGCTTCACATAACATATTTAAATCATTTCTACCTAAATCAACCAACATATCATGTTCTGCTAACTCTTTTTCATTTCTCACTAACTCTTTCTCAAGAGCTTGGTCCTCATCAGGTGTTTTTCCTCTCTTTCTAGTCCCAGCAATCGGATTAGTTAACACTTCCATTTCTTGCTTTTTAATATAGCATTCCGGAGAAGCGCCTAAAATTTGCTGATCAGGAAAGTCTAGGTAAAACATATAAGGAGAAGGATTTTTCTTTCTTAATTTTCTATATAATTCAAATGGATTCCCTTCAAACGGTGCTTCAAATCGTTGAGAAAGCACAGCTTGAAATATATCGCCTTCTAGAATGTGTTGCTTTAACGTTTTTACTTCCTTAATGAATTGATCTTTTTTTACGGAAGAGGAAAACTCACCCAGCGATACGTAACTGTCTAAATAATTGGAAGCGGGCTGTTGTAAATCCTGTAAAATCTCGTCTAATCTTATCTGCAGAGCATTATCTGTTTCATTTTCTCTTTGTGTTACTACTACATAAACGGATTGCTTGAGATGGTCAAAGATGACAATCTCGTCCATATAGTAAAAGGATACATCTGCAATTTGAGAATCGTCAGTTGGATAACTTCCAATTTTTTCTCTTTCACGAATTACATCATACCCAACGTAACCAACTAAACCATCTAATAATGGAAGTTCTGAATTTACGTTTTGCTTAGGCATTATCTCAGCAATAGCCCCTGTTAAGTCATTGCTATCTAATTCTTCTACGTGATTATTTAGTAGGGAAACCTTTTGATAGGTTTGGTTTCTTTTTTCTAACATGAACGATGGATTTTGACCAATAATCGAAAATCTTCCACTATCTTCATGTTTGTTTGAACTTTCTAAAAAACACTTGTTTCTCCCATTTAACTGCAGGTATGCCGAAACGGGGGTTAATACATCTCCAGGTAACTCTCTTATTAACCTTTGCTTTTCCTTACTCATCTCATCTAATCTCCTCTCGTGTTCCGCTAAATACAAAAAGTCCCCGTTTTGCTCTATGTTACTAGAACAAAACGAGGACGAAAGCTTTCGCGGTGCCACCTCAACTTAGGTCAATTACTGACCTCACTCAAAAATCCAATAACGGTGGATGACCGATAAAAGCTACTAATCTTCGTGACGTTAACTTTTACACTCCTAAGTCCATTCCACAGAGCTCCTCTTACCGGCTCTCACCAAACCCGGTTCTCTGTAAAGACGAATCCATCTGTGTACTACTCTTAGTCATTGATTTACATTATTAAATTGATTTCAGGTAACACGGAGTTGTTACTGTTCACGTGTTTTGAAAGAAAGTTTAGGATACTCAGTTAAGAACAAGCCACATCACGTGGCTAACACTGAGTTGTTACTGTCACGTAACAAAAGAGTCCCCCATCCTCTATAAAAAGGACGGGAGACCCGCGGTACCACCTTCATTAGTAGTTAAACTACTCACTCTGTCGCGCTTTTGCGCTGTCCTTTTGATAACGAGAAGGAATAACTCGCCTAGCCCTACTACTATTTCAGACAGGTGCTCCGAAGTCCATTCACTTACATCTATCTCCAGTTTCCACCACCCACTGGCTCTCTTTACATAGATAAATAAGTTACTACTCTTCTTCATAGCAAATGTATATGCATTTAATTGTTTAAATTATTAATTTACTTTATCTTATTACAGCGTTGCCAAGATGTCAACAATAAAGTGTATCTCTTTAAAAAGCAGTAAAAGAAAAACAACATCCTATTTGAACGTTGTTTTATTTGGGAAGAGAAATTCCTTCAACACTTTGAAGACTACTACACTTACGTATAATATAAATATAGCACTTAAGGCTAAAAACCATCTTTCTAACCCAAGCCAGCCTGAATGAGTTAAATTTGATCCAAAAATAACAAATCCAATAGTAGTTCCAATAAAAAAAAGTATAAGGACAAGCCAAATTCTCAATTCCATTTTGTTTGATTTAATCATGTAATCCCTCGCAACATTTACACAATCTTTACATTTACTTTACTATACTAAATTAATTAGATGAAAGCAATTAGATTGAATTACACCTAGTTCCTACCTACCTATTATATATAAAATTTTGTTAACGTACGTAGGAATGGCGATGTCATTTGATTACTGGTAGGATTCAATTAATAACGAAACAAAACCTCAAGAGAATCTATTCTCTTGAGGTTTTTTTCATTACTTCTTAGGATGTTGTTTTTCAGCCTTCTGCTGTTGGTTAGCTTTCATCGCTTGGTTTGCTGCATTCTCTTGAGCAAATTCTGTTTCGAACGCTTGAGAGTTTTGAGCACCAGACTTAGATTGTTGGTTTTTCTTGTTCATGTTTTTCCCCTCCTTTATATGGAATCATTTTTAGTTTGT is a genomic window containing:
- the trpE gene encoding anthranilate synthase component I yields the protein MSKEKQRLIRELPGDVLTPVSAYLQLNGRNKCFLESSNKHEDSGRFSIIGQNPSFMLEKRNQTYQKVSLLNNHVEELDSNDLTGAIAEIMPKQNVNSELPLLDGLVGYVGYDVIREREKIGSYPTDDSQIADVSFYYMDEIVIFDHLKQSVYVVVTQRENETDNALQIRLDEILQDLQQPASNYLDSYVSLGEFSSSVKKDQFIKEVKTLKQHILEGDIFQAVLSQRFEAPFEGNPFELYRKLRKKNPSPYMFYLDFPDQQILGASPECYIKKQEMEVLTNPIAGTRKRGKTPDEDQALEKELVRNEKELAEHDMLVDLGRNDLNMLCEAGSVTVTNYQKVVKYEHVMHLVSEVTGKLRNDVHELSPITACLPAGTVSGAPKIRAMQLINEAEPVKRAVYSGGIGYISSNYNFDFALAIRMMRIQDNKAFVQAGAGIVFDSEPEAEYEETVHKAKSIVGVLV
- a CDS encoding anthranilate synthase component II, translated to MILLIDHYDSFTFNVANMFKQYGEVKVVRHDEITLEDIKKLNPSAIVLSPGPGKPSDVPNSKRIVREFYRQTPIMGICLGHQLIMEEFGGMVEKTNAIKHGKTSMIMHTGKGIFSYLSNPLKVMRYHSLVANKEMIPEEFDLLATSMDDGHIMAVQHKDARLVGLQFHPESIGTKEGKEIVASFMSLVPVKECV